The Hemiscyllium ocellatum isolate sHemOce1 chromosome 20, sHemOce1.pat.X.cur, whole genome shotgun sequence region TCCCACAGTCTAATGATgcgcaggttcgggtggattggccatgctaaattattcagTGTCTGGGGTGTGCAGGGtcggtgcattagccatgggcaatggagggttacaggggtgaggggtgggatgcttttcagagggtctgtgAGGACTTActgggcctatttccacactgtggggattgtaTGATCTATGATGATCCATTTGCTGGGGAGACTCCGTGACTGTTCCCTCCTTTTTGGTGAAGATATGGCTGCCCGGGGAATCCCAAACCCTGGGTTTGCAGTGTAATTCTCCTCCGCTTGAGTAATATCGGCATATCCCTTACTTTCCTCACAACTGCCGGTCCTAGAGCGGCCTTGGGCACTCCAGTCAAACTCTCGCTGCTGGTCCTGGCTAACTGAATGAAGGCAGGTGCCAGGAAACTGTGTCACTGGCTGACTTTCCACAGGGCTGTGGCCAGGCTACATGTGCCAACTATATGCCATAGATGGCCTGCACTTGTGGGCATTCTGACACCTGGTGTCATCTCCTGGGCCTGAGTGGTATTCACAAGAGCGCAGCAAGCAGTGCCTTAGCCACCTGGCATTTCTACAAAGGATACTGCTCTGTACACCATAAATCAAAGCAAATGTAACCATTGACTGGACAGTTGTTGTGCTACAGCCAATGTCAGCTCTGGCCGTGGAGCTGTATAAAATTTAGAACCGGGATCCTTTGGGAATTCCACTCTGCATTGGCCAACTTCATATAGGAAAGGGATGCTGCAATTGATGAAGGCATTAGAGCACTTTGGAGTTAGCTTCaccattttaaaaacaaacaccaTCCTATTGGCTGTCTCCATGAGCCCCACCCTGGGATAAATGATACTTTGGCTTCCCAACccatgacatggtggctcagtggtcagcactgctgcctcacagtgccagggacccgggttcaattccaccctcgggtgactgtgcaaactccactaacagacattctccccgtgtctgcgtgggtttcctccgggtgctctggtttcctcccacaatccaaaaatattcaGGTCAGGAGGactggccatggggaatgcagagttacagggtgggtctgggtgggatgctgttcggagggtcggtgtggatccaatgggctgaatggcctccttccactctTTAGTGATTCTAACCCAGAATTGGTACAACAGGCACCAGTGTGTACACTCCAACTCTCGATGTAATGAAGGCCGACTATGGAATTCTGCCCAGTGTTGTCAGTTGGATACGCAAACAGGGATACCAACTGGCGATTTCAATGCCAGAGGTGGGAGGGACACGAACCTCTAAGAGTGTAATTGACAAGGAAGGCAGACAGCAACGGAGTCCTCCGCCTGATACAAGGCCTTTAATCTGGGCCTGTTTGACAAGGATAAGGTGTTTGTTACAGAGGAACCAATACACCTCACAGTACCAGCCTgctccagccagtgacacctgctTAACTATCTCCTCCTCTGAGCCAGTGACAGCAGGAATATCCACCGCTCTCACTCCTCGATTTGGCCTAATGACTGCTGGACTGACTTCTGTCTGATCCAGCCGCCCACCTCCAGTCACCTGGCCCAAAATTGGCGGCAGAAGTGCTGCCACTAGGAACGTAAtgttaataagaccataagacataggagtggaagtaaggcccatcgagtccactccaccattcaatcatgggcatttcaactccacttacctgcattctccccgtagcccttatgAGGAGCCTCTGAAGGAAACGtgattcagtctgtgcctggGGTGTCTGGGGTGGGATGATATGTGAGAGGGACATATCAATTTGAAGAGGAGGATGATCTTGGACCATGCACAGAACTCCAAGGACTGTACCATATCGAGGATGGAGAGGGGTAGTGAGCCTTCATTGGAAGGAGTTCTTTGAAGATCTCatcatcatagaattcctacagtgaggaaacaggctcttcggcccaacaagtccacacgaccctccgaagtgtaacccacccagaaccattctcctcccctattatcctacatttatccctgactaatgcacctaacctccacaaacactatgggcaatttagcaaggtcaatttacctaacgtgcacatctttggactgtgggaggaaaccgtagcacccagaggaaacccatgcagacacggggagaatgttcaaactctgcacagtcagtcacccgaggctggaattgaacccgggtccctgagcTGCCGTGCCATCAACCAAGACCTTGACAGGAGTATTCTCCATCACATCCTACAGCATGCTCCCCGTCAGCATCCTGTCCAACTCCAGCCTGACACGGGATTGCAAAGGCCATTCATCAGCCAAGATCCAACACATTCCCTGGTGCAAATAGTCAGGTGTTATGCAACCAAAAAATATTTACAGTATAAAACAACAAAATGTCTACACGTCTCAACTCTGAATTGACTGCCTGTGTTGTCATCTGTTTACTTATCTCAGTGATCACCCAGCCTTGACCAACTTGATATACATAGATCTCACAACCAAACCTAGAATAACAATCCACTTGAATACCACTTCCTACTGCTGTGTGATAAACATGAAGAACCCttttagggtggctcagtggttagcactgctacttcacagcaccagggacctgggtttgattccaacctctgtgcaaactccacacagacaattgccatGCTCTCTGTGCAACTGCGTggagtttcctccctcaatccaaggatgtgcaggttaggtgaattggccatgttaaattgcccgtattgttcaGGGGTGTgggggttaggtgcattaatcaggggttaGGGTTGgtaaatgggtctaggtgggtccctctttggagggtcagtgtggacttgttgggctgaatagcctgttcccacaatgtagggattctgtgacttCATTTAACAACACTCCATTTTGTAAACAGTTATGTGGTAGCTGCATATTAAATATTAACCCGATGCTTTGGAGTAATAGGTGTATCTGTCTCCTCACACTCTGCCAGACAAAAAGAGAAAGTGATAATCCTCTTCACCCTTTCTGAAGATGTGAATCTTTTTTCTAAGGGAGTATTCATCAACAAGCAGTCAGTCCAAATGTACAGCTGTAACCTTTTAAAATAACAGAACTGCTGCACACACCCAGGGGTTTAACATTAGGCAGCATGAGGGTCAGTTATCCTATCAAGACCACTCTTGAGATTTCAGATATTTAAGTCAACCAGTTCAAAGGTTAGTGCACATCCCTGAaacaatgggacttgaacctgggtctcctagCTTAGAGGCAGGGTTACTACTAATGCATCACAAAGCCTGACAGTGCAAACCACATCTTACAGTCATGAATTTGTCTGAATTTCCTGTCATTTAGGTGCAGTGCTGACTCTGATCCTCTTGGTCCTAATTCGCTGTTGCTGGGgtttctgctgttcttcatcACCAAGAAAGAAGGTGAGCGTTCACTTTTATTTTAAACCAGTTACAAATTTCTAATTGACACTTTCCCCAGTAATCTGTTGTCAAGTCACACATCTCCAGTAATGTGGcgggggggaggagaggaggagaaTAAAAGTTTGAGGCCTCTTCCCCCAGAACCCAATGATGCCTTGTGGCTCAGGTGGAAAACTCCAGGCCGCCTCTTTGCAACAAGAAAATCAAAGGCTTATGTTCtcgtggtacagtggtagtgtccctagctgTAGACCAGGAGGCCTAGTTTCAAGTCtctcctgctccagaggtgtcatAACACTTGTGGATattttttattttggaaaaagcTATCTCACATAATAAAATGTCCTGCCCACCACCAaatcactgactttttttttaagaactatTAACCACCAGTAATCATTCAAATCAAACTTAAAAACCAGTTGATTAGCAGCATCAGCAGGTTACTGCATCATTCTGCTCATGATCAAAATAGTTAGACAACAAACTCAGTGATGGTTCTTCTGCATAATTAGGTATATGTACAAATTCCTTGTTCTAtttgtcagttttttttatttagaagaaACTTGAGCCAGAAGCTGATCTCACTGTACCATCTGTTGCTTGCTGCCAAATTGTCTCTTTTTAAGTTAAACCTCACCTACCAATAGACACACGAATAGTGTCGTGACACTGTGTTATTTCCAGGCCACAACACAAACTGGTGTAAATAAAGAGAGGTATTGAACCTCGGGAGAGTCACTTCTCTGAAAGAAGCAGAGATTTGAATATCTTGAGAGAGCAGTGTAACCACTGCAGAATAAGAACACTTCACCACGGTAAATATTGATCGGTTGATGTTTTTGCTATTTTCTCCTGCAGCCTGGGAAGCAGAAGATCGGTGTTGACAATTTGGCATTGGAACCTTaacagtgggacttgaaccgggGTCTCCTAGCTTGGAGGCAGGGTCACGACTGGAGATATTCAACCGGAAACCACAGCAATAAGCAACATTGTTCACTGTGTAAAGGAGTTTGTTTTGAAGCCCCACCAACACTCCATTAAAGTTATTTTAATAGGCTCCTCTCTGAATCTAATCCAAATATGAAATCTATCGTTTTTAGTATCCTTACATTGATTTCATAATATTGGCTTAACTGCACTCTTCTTTTGCAATTTCATACTTATTGGCAACTATCCATTGCAGATTTAGTCACAAAAATGCAATATCATGCACTTTAACCTgtttcatgattttttaaaaaaaattaaatgtttgGTTGTGGAGACTGAAGTTTTTGTAATTTAAAATCTCTTGTTTCATGTCACACTGATTATATTTTGACCTGTCTAACAGCATTGAAATTACTGCTAGCTTATAGCAATCCAAATGATATGGAGCTAGACTTGTGGCATTGTATGGTTAATAAAGCCCACATAAAGTTGGGCCAAAACTTTTGGGTTCTGGTACTGCAGCCCATGTACCATTCATTGGGCCCAGGAAATCAGTGTAGGTCACTAAACCACAAAAGTGAACACTCCAGCCTTTTAAATAACTTACATAATTTCTGTGTGTAAGCAATCGGAGGCGTAATTTGGTGCCTTAGATTATCAGTTGATCTTGTCACAGTTTATTTTGTGTAAGTTAATTCATTCTAACGATTTTGTTGTGCAagcagaaaccaaactttggtgTACAATAACTTAACAGGTTGCTTTCAGCTTAGTCAAGCACCAGCTCGGTGCCATGcactgcttgatttttttttgatcagTTGATAGCTGAGATTTTGTGCAATACAGCTGCCTATCCCTTTTGGGTAACAAAATAAACCTGTCATATCTTCCCTTTCTCTGGAAACTCTGCTCACAAACTCGAGACAAGTGTtttgggtgagggtggggagggggtgttaaTTAAGAGAACATGGCTGTTTGGAGCCCAGGCACCAAAAAGGCAACTTGCTCCTAAACCTTCCTGGGATTTGACCAATCAAGTCTGGCTAATGCAAAACAATCTGGAAGATTAGCCTTTTTAAACAAGGCAGCAACTTGTTATACAATTAAGATTTGATCCTTTAGAACAGGCcaagtgaaaccaatctgaagcccatcaaacctacactattccattatcatcaatatatttattcaatgaccatttaaatgcccttaaacttggtgagtccactactgttgcaggcagggcattccatacccCTATTCAGTAAAAgtcccacctctgacatctgtcctatatctatccccCTTATGTACCCTCTGCTAACCATTGCTatccactctcactgcccaccctatcctaaccttctgattatcttatgtttcaattaagtcacctacAACCTTCTAACAAGActtaagttttgttttatttggggGAGGGGAGCATGTGTGCAGCATGTTGGTGTTCCGGTTTATCAGCTGTATTGATCTTTGAACATTATTTGTTAATTACTTTTCATTCTAGAACACTAAAATAAACTGATATACCACATACTGCTGTTTCAAgagtgcagtctgtttcatatcAGCAGCATAACTCAATCAAAATCAGCAGATTACTCTATTATACATTTGATGTGTTTTATCCACACCAGAGGAACATGGGGGGGAATCATTTGACACACTGGTAAGATCCCAACCTCTGCCTCAGGaggtgtgggttcaagtcccacctgctcctaaGGTATGTTATAAAATCTGAACAAAGGATAGGAAAATATCTCTAAATAAATTACATCTGTGTTATAGACATCCATCTTGTATAAGAACATCATTTTGGCTGAAAGATTAAATTATGAATTATTATTTTATAATTCCTCATTTGCAATTTGAGTTGTTAAAACAGATGGTTAGATGGAAATCTCAATTTGCAGATAAAGGATAATGAGGTTAGTGATTAATTTCACGAGTAAAATGGAGAAAATAAGATTGCAAAATAAGTAAATATGGGCGTATATATTCCATGTGGAAATCTAACCCTTCTTTTCAGTCAGGCCCAGTCTCAATTTGAGCTTAAGCCAAGACTGACTTTCCTAACATATCAAAAGTCCAGAACCTAGTTTTTCCTGACTATTTAATACATCAAGTCTACTTTGGTATACTCCATgttaaaatgattttgtttttaaatttgcacTTGAGAAATGTTCTGAACCagtcagtctttttttttaaaaaaaactccaatcgAAGGTAGCCATGATGAGGtgctgccggtgttggactgggatggacaaggtcagaagtcacaacaccaggttatcgtccaattGGCTTACTTGAAATCTTGAGCTTTcccttgagatttcaaataaacctgttggacaacaacccaatatcatgtgacttctgacccacTCGAAAGAGCGTTCCACAATCTCTCATCCCTAGTGCTGCTGAGACAAATCAGTCAAGATGCAGGTTTTTATGAAGCTTCTCTGCTGCTACTTCTTGTTAAATAAGTGTGTTGGCAGTTTCTTGCTAACCCAATCCAAAAAAACAGGTTGGATTAATGCGATTTCAAAATAAGGTTTCATTTGTCTATAGGCATTAATCTTGCTCTCCAGCTACCTATTCTCACACCAACTGTATCAATGGCACATTTCCAATTGCCTTATCAGCAATCTTATGGAACTTCATACAAATCCTATTTTTATTTTAACCTAAATCGACATCGGTAAGAATCATATCTTGAAGACTTAATTGCAGAGCATATGAAAATGGACATCAACTCAAACTCAGTGCTGAACAACTATATAATTCTTTGAGATAAATACTTTATTGCAGACACGATCTGAACAATTTCCTTGGTCCACAAAACATTGAATAATTTAAGGTCGTTAAATAGAATTGGTCTCAGTCACATCATTACATCTTGAGCAAACATGAAAACATATGCACATTTCTACTTGAGACTGAtgacaggaattgaactgaattgacaTTTAGCATATTGCATTCAAATTACATGATACTGGAAGACATCACAGCTTTTTAAAAAGGTAAGCACTCATGCAGCACATTCTCATCTGTTCTGACTTACTTCACTCATAGGGTGGAGCTTTGAAGAAGCCAACTGACTTACGTCACACTCTCATCAATCCACTCTGCATGATGTTTTGTTGAAAAGTACAACTTTGGTACAAGTAATGAGGACTGAGGACGATGCTACAGCATTGTTCCTCACAGGTAATCCAAGAGGCACAAGTAAGTGGGCTGGGGATGTTGGTACAAACCCCATTATGGCAGCTGGGAATTGATTGAGTAATTAAATTGAGTTTTAATTCAAGAATCAAACCTTAGTCTCAGAGCTATTATCAACTGCCACtggtttagggaaggaagtctggcctacatgtgacttcttCAGGTTACCCTTAACTGGCTTCTGCAATGGCCTAACAAG contains the following coding sequences:
- the smim22 gene encoding small integral membrane protein 22, whose translation is MSDQDLGTQLEAQFNDVVRRLQSKQLFQSNWDIATFAIFFIFIGAVLTLILLVLIRCCWGFCCSSSPRKKPGKQKIGVDNLALEP